Sequence from the Arthrobacter pigmenti genome:
CACCAATGAAGTTGATCGACAGGCAGATGATCACGATGAAGAGCCCAGGCCACCAGAACAACCAAGGACGGGTATTGAAAGCCGCCTGGTTGTCGCTGATCAGGCTTCCGAGCGAGATATCCGGAGCTTGAACACCGATTCCAAGGTAAGACAGCGCGGTCTCAAGAAGAATCGCCGAAGCCATCACCAACGTGGTGTTGACGATGATGACGCCGACAGCGTTGGGCACGATGTGCTTGAAGATGATTCGGCTGTTCGAGGCACCGGCAATTCTCGCTGCATCCACGAACTCGCGTTCACGCAGAGAGAGGAACTCGCCACGGACAAGACGGGCAAGACCAGTCCAGATGATGAAGCCGACGAAAATTCCGAGCAGGATCACGCCCGCGCTTCCACCGAAAATCGTGTCAAAGAAGGTTCCAGGTCCGGACAAGCTCCGCCCAAAAGTTCCCAGCACCGCTGCGATGATCACAAGCGGGATGATGATGATGACATCGGTCAGTCGCATCAGGACGGTTTCAACCCAGCCGCGGAAGTAGCCGGCAACGCCGCCGATTACTACCCCGATCAGGCCGCCCACGAATCCGATGATGAACATGATGATCAGTGAAAGTTGCGCCCCGCGCATCGTCATGGCGAAGAGATCGCGTCCGACCCGGTCTTGTCCGAACGGGTGATCGCCGAATGCGAACCACGATCCTGGATTTCCTAGTTCCGGGCTCCATGTAGGTTCGCCAGTGGGAGTCGCGAGCCTGGGAGTTTCAACATAGTTCCACTGCCACCAGCCTGGAATGCCGGCGTAGCCGACTGAGGTGAACGCGAGAATCACGACACAGGCGAAGATGATCAGGCTCACGACCGCTGCCGTGTGACCGAAAAAGCGTTTCCGGACTATCTGTCCCTGGCTGAGACCCTTGGCCTCTTCGGGTTGCTGCTGCTTGGTTTCTTGTGCGGTAGTGCTCATGCTTTCACCCTTACGCGCGGGTCAAGTACGGAGTAGACAAGGTCGGCCACCAGGTTGAATACCAGAGCCACGATGCCAGTGATCAGGAAGACGCCCATCACCGGGTTGAGGTCGCGCGCTTGCAAGCCATCAATGAACAGCTGGCCCATGCCGCTGAATGCGAAGACGTTCTCGGTGATGATGGCTCCGCCAATCAGCCCGCCGATGTCGAAAGCGACCAGGGTGGCCAGCGGGATCAGCGCGTTACGGAACGCATGCCGCATGACGACGGTTCGCTCACCTAAACCTTTTGCACGAGCGGTGCGGATGTAGTCCTGGTTCATGATCTCCAACATCGACGCGCGGGAATACCGGCTGTAGCCTGCAAGCGAGATCAGCATCAGCGCAATGGTGGGAAGCAAGAGGTGCGTATATATATCGATGCCGCCAACCCAGAAGTCGCCCTCCAGGTTTGGAGTTGAGGAGCCAATGGTGGCGATGGGGCGACCGTTGATTCGGTTGTTGTCGAAGTAGTCCGGCCAGGATTGCATGAACCGATCGAGCAGGATGAGGAAACCCATCAGGAACGCGGTGAGTCCAGCGGCGTTCATGTTCTGGCGCTTGTCATAGCCGCCCATGAAGTAGCCGACTACCAAGCCGATCAGCACCGTTGCGACAGCGAGCAGGATGACCATCAAAAGGGTTGCGCGATCCAGCAACGGCTGCACCGCGAAGTAGGCAATGACGCCGATTCCGACCACGATCAGGGAGCTGTAGAGGGCCTTGCGATTCTTCAGCCCTGCGGTGAGGAGAGTTACACCGTATGCAATGCCTACCGAGAGCAGCGCAATGACGATCGGTCCGAAGCCTGGGGTGAGGAACCAACCAGTGAAGTCGAGGAACCAGACGAGAGCGAACGCGAAGGCAAATCCGATGGCGGCCCAGAGAAGCTTCCGCTTCATGGTTCCACCCGAGGTCAAGAAGAAGAGGAATCCAGCTATTAATCCACAGATAATAGTGGCTGCAAAACTTATGTCTGGTTCGGCCAGAAAGTTATTGAAGCCAATCGCACCGAATTCCTTGAGTAGCACGGCTACCCAGAAGACCGGGAGCGAGAAGAAAAGAAAGGCCATCATGGTTACGCCATAGTCAAGGCCGCTGTACTGCCGGAGCGCAGTCACGATGCCGAGCGTGATGCCAATGATGATGGCGAGCACGGTAGCGGCTGATACGAGCAGGATGGTTTGTCCCATCGCGCGGCCTAGCAGCTGGGTGACCTCGATGCCGGTGACGCTGTTTCCCAAGTCGCAGGTAAGCGCGAAGGGGACCAGGCACTTCACTGCGCCTGATAACCACGCAAAGTAACGAAGAACAGGCGGTACGTCGAGATCCAGCAGTTCAATGCGTTGTTGGATCAACGCCTCTCTGTTAGGGGCGTTGCTCTGACGCAAGTCCTCAAGTGGGTCGCCTGACAGCGCAGTCAAGACGTACACGAGGAAGGATGCGCCAAAGAGGATGAGCACGGCGGCGATCAGCCGCCGGACAATATACGTCAGCATAGTTTGTGAGCCTCAGTGTTGAGCGTTGGGCAAGTGCCCGGAGGTGCCCCGGATGATGCCGGGTTGTGGCAAGAAGTGTAATGCACGTTACGTTCCAGCTGAATTTGGGAATCGCCAATCAGTGTCGATTCGTTCACTGCGGCAGGAAGCGTTGGGACGCTGCTGCGTCCCAACGCTTCCATTACCTTTGGGTCCTAATGAGCTGGAACCGGCCGCTTACTCAGCGATCGACCACTCCCAGAAGTTCCACCAGATACCGGTCTGGTTGCCCATGTACTCGGTTCCTTCGATCTGATCGCTCAGAGCGTTGATACCAACAGACTGGAACAGGGGCAGACCGAAGCCGGTCTCAAAGAGAGCGGTGTCGACCTGGATCTGCAGCTCCTGCTGCTGGGCTTCATCGGTAGTGATGATGAGCTCGTCCATTGCTGCCTGAGCTTCTTCGTCACACCACTGAGCGTAGTTCGACGCAGATCCGCAACCGTACAGCTGAGGTACGCCGGTTACGCCGACGCCCGTGCTGATCCATCCGAAGATGGTTGCGTCCCAACCCGATCCACCGTTGGCCAGAGCTGCACCCCACTCTGCACCGGGAAGGCCACCGTCGACAACCCGGAAGCCGGCCTGCTCTGCACTCTCAGCGATAAGGGTGTAGGCATCTACGCGGTTCGGGTTGTCCGCATTGTACATGATGCGAACTTCGGGCGTTGCGCCGCCAAGCAACTCGGTAGCGCGCGCGATATCGACCTCAGCGTAAGCATCAGACCCATTGGTTTCGATAGCTGCGTTGTAGCCATCTGTCCCGAAGTCAAAGATGTGCGAGTTTCGCGGTGCAGCCTCAGGGTCCAATGGACGGATAGTTGCGTCGACGATTGATTCACGGGGAATGGTCAGCATGAATGCCTCACGGACCTCAGGGTCCTCGAAGACTCCGCCCTGGAAGATGTCGATGTGGTCGAACGACAGCTCCGGGCCGCGCTGGATCTCGATGCCATCGATGGCCTCAAGCGCGGTCAACGTGTCAGCAGATGCCTGCGGCTGGATGATGTCGACTTCACCGTTTTGTAGCGCCAGCACCTGTGCATTGGCGTCCGGAATGTACCGGATGGTGATTTCTTCAACTGCCGGGACCGGTCCCCAGTTGTAGTCCTCGTTACGTACCAGCGTCATTGACTGGTCCGGAACCATGTCCTGGACAATGTACGGTCCGGTGGACAGGTACAGGCCCTGATCAGTGGGAAGCGTAGTGGTGTCGAACGCCGTATTCCAGTAGTCCGCGACCGCCTGAAGCTCGGGGCGCTCCTCCGGGTTCTCTGGGTCACCTGCAGGAGCGGACTGGAACAGCTCGATCAGTGCGTCTCCGTCAGCCAGGCCGCCGCCCGTTGCGACAACGTGAGCGGGAGTATCGAGAATATCGAACGCTGACTCCCAGTCGGCGTAAGGCTCTGAGTACACGAGAGTGATCGAACGGCCGTCTTCACCAATCTCGGGCACATCCGTGAGACCGAGGCCCTCGGTCGAACCAGCGTAGGTAAAGTAGTCAACCCCCGTTTCGTCGCCCTCGACTTCCGGATCCGGATCAGAAAGGTCGTTGTAATGACCGGAGGTGACTGCCCAGGCAAGCATCAGATCATCGGCGTCGACTGGTTCTCCATCGGACCAGGTGACGCCCTCGTTGACCGTGTAGGTGATAGTGAGTGGATCCTCGGATACAAGCTCGTAGGTGCCGAACTCCTCCCGGGGAACAAGTTCGTACTCGTTGCTGATGTAGTTGAATCCGCTGTGGGTCAGGTAGCTGACTTTGCCGTTGATATCAACGTTGCCAGTGGCGCTGTCCGAGTTGAATGAGGTGAACGGGTTGACCTCAGCAACGGTTACGGCGCCGCCGGCCGCTTCGTTACCGCCACCGTCGGTGCCAGTGTCGTCGCCGCCGCCGCTTTCAGCGCAGGCGCTCAGTGCAAGTGCAGCAATTGCCGCTACACCTACGGCTTTGGAAGTACGTCCGAAACGCATTCCGCCTCCTAGTTTCATGTTGTGGAAGATGTCCTTCATGGTTTTACAAAGGACTGACACGCACTCTGATGGTCAAAGTGGCGTGCCTCACATGATGAAAAGCCTAAGGGGTAATTGTTACTACTAGGTATCGAAAGCTAGGAGGGCCAGGTGTTGTTACCGAGATGCAACCAAAGATGCCCCTACCGACACCCGTCGGTTACCGCGCAGATGCCCTACGGTGATGTTCCTGCGCCTGGACTCTGAGGCGAATTTCTACCACGTTGCCACGGTTGGAAGCCCCAGAGGAGTCGATCTTGCCGATTGCAAGACCATCGTCGCGGGTGAGTGACGAGCCGTCGGCGATCTCTCCTGGGCTCGGTCTCGGTGAAGCGCCGACTACTCCCTTACACCGGCTGCTGTAGAGTCCCCACATGCCAGCATCCAGGAACGCCGTCCTCACCATCGCGGCCGATGGTGTGGGTGCGGTCTCCGCAGCTCTCGGTGGCCTACTGACCGTGGCCCCGCTGACGGGCGGGCGGTGGCTCGACTTAACTCGCACTGACGTTCGATATCGACGCGTACTTGGAATGGCAGACCTTGTCCTCGGCATCACGACCTTGGCCGGACGGTCGTCACGTTGGCGGTGGCGTGCTGTTGCGGCACGCTCCCTGCTTCACCTTCTATTCGGGCGCGAGTACATGCGAAAAGACCGCAGGCGCAATACCGTCACGATGTTTGCACTGTTCGTCATTGACGCGGTGATTGCAATGGGACTGCGCGGGGCACGTCGTTCCATCTGAGCAGACGTCCCGACGATGGCTTACGCACCTAGCGTCTGCTGTTTCTAACCGGCGCTGATCGCAGCAACTGTTTCGGAGTTGGGGCACAATAATCGTGTGGACAACTTGCGTGTACCCGCGGGGCCCGGCGCGCCCCGCGGCCTCCGGGTACCGGCGGGGGAGCTGGTCGAGCAGTTCTCCCGAGCATCCGGCCCCGGCGGCCAGAGCGTCAACACGGCCGACTCCCGTGTGCAACTCAGTCTCGATCTAGGCACAACATCAGCGCTCAATGAGGTCCAACGGGAACTCGCCATTTACCGGCTCTCCGAAAGGCTCTCGGGCACAGTACTTACCATCAGCGCCTCCGAGCACCGCTCCCAACGGCGCAACAGGATTGCGGCGCGGCAACGCCTTGCCGCGATCCTGCGAGAGGCAGTGGCTCCCGCTGTCATCCGGCGACCGACCCGCCCGACGATTGGCTCGCGACGTCGTCGCCTGGAAGGAAAACGGTTGCGCTCCGAGATCAAGCGCACCCGCAGTCGCCCTGACCCCGAATGAGCTGCCCGATTGGTGGAGCGCGGCGGTCAGACAGTCCACGGTTGAGCGGCTCGACACGGGTACCGGCGAATTCCTGACGGTGGCTTGCTTACCCAGATGCCAAAACGGGGACGTGGTGCCCGAGTCGCAGGTTCGGCTTCGCCATGGGTAGTCGAGCACCTCGCGCAGCCCGGAACGAAGGCTGCAGTCCGACCGCGCAAGGATCACGCAGGGAATAGCTTCCAGGTCCCTTCGGAGATGACGTCGATCTTGCCATTTTCGACACGGAGCGCAGTGTCGTCATCGATTGCGTAGACGGGGACCGGGATCCGATCTGCCCAGCGTCCGATGTTCTCGAGGGTCGTGTCGGGCATTTCAGGGTTCCCGAGGTGCGGGTACAGCGCGACGTCGACATGCCCGAGCGCTCGCTCGGCGTCCCGTCCCATATCGCTGTCCTCGGGGACGAACTCCAGATCGAACTCGGCGTCGCAGTTATACGGAGTGACGGCGATGCTCCCTGCACTCACCCCGACGTATACGGAGTCCTTGAGGGTCAGCAGGAGCTCCGCGAGACCTGATTCACGCATCCAATGAACCAGATAGAGCACGTCCCCGCCGTACACGAGAAGGGCGTCAGTCTCCTGCACATCCGGCACCCAGGCCTCGTCGCGGAGGGTAGGAAGCGCTGTGAGCTCGAGGACGCCCAAGGACTTCCACCCGAGCCCTGCCAACGGACTCGACGCCGCGCCGGTGATCGCATCGCGGGCCATGCCGCTGCCGCCGGGAAAGGGATACATGCCTGTCGCGACGATCAGCGCGCTGGCCTCGGCGATGGGCTTGCCGAGCAGGTCGACAAGCGCTTGCTCGATGCTCGGATTGCTGATCCCGCCCGATGTCAGGAGGTGCTTCACGAGTGCTCCGATCTCTGCGGCGGCCGTGCCAGCACGTAGTAGGGAAACTTACCTGAGGACTTCGCCCGAGGAGGCTGAAAGCCGGATTTCTCGAAATTGCCTGAGCTGGCCGAGGTCATCCCTGACAGATGTCTGACCGGAACCCAACTACACGTTGAATCTGAACTCCACCACGTCCCCGTCTGACATCACGTACTCTTTGCCCTCGATGCGGACCTTGCCACGGGACTTCGCTTCTGCCATCGACCCTGCAACAACCAGGTCGGCGAAGGAGACAACCTCAGCCTTGATGAAGCCGCGCTGGAAATCGGAATGGATCACTCCGGCCGCCTCGGGAGCGGTAGCGCCCTTCTTGATGGTCCAGGCACGAGCCTCCTTCGGACCCGCCGTGAGGTAGGTCTGAAGCCCGAGTGTGTGGAATCCAACGCGCGCCAGCTGGTCAAGGCCGGACTCTTCCTGCCCGTTCATCTCCAGCATCTCCCGCGCCTCTTCCGGGTCCAGTTCCACGAGGTCAGCTTCGAGCTTGGCGTCGAGGAAGATGCAGTCGGCGGGTTCTACCAGCGCGCGGAGTTCCTTCTGCCGCTCATCGCTCCCGAGTACTGCGTCATCCGCATTGAATACGTAGATGAAGGGTTTCGCCGTGAGCAGGCTCAGTTCCCGAAGGTGTTCCATTTCCAGCTTGTCCTGTGCAATCGAGGAGAAAATGGTGTCACCGCGCTCAAGGACTGCCTGTGCCGCTTGCATGGCGGACAGCTGCGCGGCCTCCCGCTTCTTGATCTTGACTTCCTTCTCCACGCGCGGGATCGCTTTCTCAAGCGTCTGCAGATCCGCGAGGATGAGTTCGGTGTTGATAGTTTCCATATCCGAGACCGGATTCACTGCGCCATCAACATGCACGACGTCGGGGTCATCGAACACCCGGACAACCTGAGCTATCGCTTCAGCTTCGCGGATGTTCGCGAGGAACTGGTTGCCAAGCCCCTCACCCTCAGATGCACCCTTCACGATCCCGGCTATGTCCACGAAGGAGACGGTGGCAGGCAGGATGCGCTGCGAACTAAAAATCTCTGCGAGCTCACCGAGCCGCGGGTCCGGCAGGCTGACCACGCCAACATTCGGTTCGATCGTTGCAAACGGATAGTTCGCAGCGAGAACGGTGTTCCTGGTGAGCGCGTTGAAGAGGGTTGATTTGCCGACGTTGGGCAGTCCGACGATGCCGATAGTAAGAGCCACGGAAAAATAGTCTACCGTCGGTGCCCGTGGCCGCCGCGCCGCTACGTCAATCAAGAATGTCACCGGCACCTGCAATGGTTGATCCATGGACGGATTCACGCTTCTCTCGATCATTCTCGCGGCTCTACTTGGCGTCGGCATTGGCGCAGGCGTTGCACTCGTTCTCTCACGTCGGTCTATTACCGACCTGCGCACTGAACTGGACGACGCCGGGGAAAGGCTTGGGCGGGCTGTGTCGGCCTGCGCTGCGGCTGAGGGCGAGAACCGCATCCTTCACGAGCACAACCGTCGGCTTACTGAGCAGTCGGGTGAGGAGCAGTCCGTCCTTCGTGCGCTGGCGCCTCTCGCGGACAAGCTGGGGCAGGTCCAGGCACAGGTAGGGCAACTGGAGCGGGAACGCGCGCAGCAGTTCGGCCACTTGGCACGGCAGTTGCAGGAAGCGCAGCTCTCCGATTCCAAGCTCTTGTCCACCACCCATTCGCTTGCGTCTGCGCTACGCAGCAGCACGGCGCGTGGTCAATGGGGTGAAGTGCAACTGCGCCGCGTGGTCGAGGCAGCGGGAATGCTTCCGCGCGTGGACTTCCATGAACAGACAACGTTCACGATCACTTCGAAGGAATCAGCCTCCACGGCACGGCCGGACATGGTCATCCAGCTTCCGGGGAACAAACAGATCGTCGTTGACTCCAAAGTGCCACTAGCGGCGTACCTGGAAGCGCAGAGTTCCATCGAGGACGGCGATGAACAACAGGTCGCTGCAGAGGAACGCCGTCGGCAGGATCTTCTCCTGCAACATGTGAAGGCCGTGCGGGCGCACGTTGACGCACTGAGTCGCAAGAAGTATTGGGAGGGCGCAGCCAACTCTCCCGATCTGGTGGTGTGCTTCATTCCTGTGGAGTCCGTATTGTCGGCGGCGCTCAACACTGACCCAGCACTGTTGGACTATGCCTTTTCGCGCAATGTGGTGCTCGCCTCCCCTGTGTCGTTGCTGGCGATCTTGAAGGGTGTCGCGTTCAGCTGGCGCCAGGATGTGCTGACGGAGAACGCCAAGGAGTTGTACGACCTGTCGCGCGAACTCTATGAGCGGCTTGGCACAATGGGTTCGCACATCACCCGGTTGGGCAGCTCTTTGAAAAGCTCCGTGGAGAAGTACAACTCGTTCGTCGGCACCCTCGAGTCACGGGTGCTGCCGACAGCCCGACGTATCAACGCCTTCGAGCCCGCTGATGTCGACGCTCCTCTATCGACCCAGACTGTAGAGACAACGCCAAGGCTATTGAGCGCGCCCGAACTCATCGATTCTGAGACCGGCTCGGAAGCTGAGGAACGCTCCGCTTAGCTGGACGGATCACTCAGGCGACGGTTGCGGCACTCAAGAGTCATTATCAGGAAGTGGGTCGCTGGCCGCGTCCGCCAAGCCCGCTCGATGGGTCGCCCATCGCCTTCAGCGCAGCCCTGATCTCCTTGGGCAGGGAGAAAATGATGTCTTCCTCGGCAGTGACCACTTCCTCGACATCGGCGTAGCCGTAATCTGCCAGCAATCGAAGGACGTCCTGAACCAGGTTCTCCGGCACAGAAGCTCCGGAAGTAACTCCAACTGTGGATACTCCCTCGAACCAGGACTCGTCCACCTCATTAGCGAAGTCGACACGATAGGAGGCCTTTGTCCCGTACTCGAGCGCAACCTCAACCAGCCGAACGGAGTTGGAGGAGTTCGACGACCCCACGACAATCACCAAATCGGCATCAGGGGCAATCTTCTTGATCGCTGCCTGGCGGTTCGAAGTCGCATAGCAGATGTCATCGCTGGGCGGATCCTGGAGCGTGGGAAACCGCTCCTTGAGCAGCGCGACGGTCTCCATGGTCTCGTCAACGCTGAGGGTGGTCTGAGAAAGCCAGATCACCCTGTCCGGATCGCGGACCGATACCTTATCCACGTCCTCCGGACCGTTGACTATCTGGATGTGCTCAGGTGCCTCACCCGAGGTTCCCTCTACTTCCTCGTGCCCCTCGTGACCAATCAAGAGGATGTCGAAGTCGTCACGCGCGAACCGGACCGCTTCACGATGCACCTTGGTGACAAGCGGACAGGTGGCGTCAATGGTTCGGAGGTTGCGGTCTTCCGCAGCCTGCACCACAGCCGGCGATACCCCG
This genomic interval carries:
- a CDS encoding Type 1 glutamine amidotransferase-like domain-containing protein translates to MKHLLTSGGISNPSIEQALVDLLGKPIAEASALIVATGMYPFPGGSGMARDAITGAASSPLAGLGWKSLGVLELTALPTLRDEAWVPDVQETDALLVYGGDVLYLVHWMRESGLAELLLTLKDSVYVGVSAGSIAVTPYNCDAEFDLEFVPEDSDMGRDAERALGHVDVALYPHLGNPEMPDTTLENIGRWADRIPVPVYAIDDDTALRVENGKIDVISEGTWKLFPA
- a CDS encoding ABC transporter permease yields the protein MLTYIVRRLIAAVLILFGASFLVYVLTALSGDPLEDLRQSNAPNREALIQQRIELLDLDVPPVLRYFAWLSGAVKCLVPFALTCDLGNSVTGIEVTQLLGRAMGQTILLVSAATVLAIIIGITLGIVTALRQYSGLDYGVTMMAFLFFSLPVFWVAVLLKEFGAIGFNNFLAEPDISFAATIICGLIAGFLFFLTSGGTMKRKLLWAAIGFAFAFALVWFLDFTGWFLTPGFGPIVIALLSVGIAYGVTLLTAGLKNRKALYSSLIVVGIGVIAYFAVQPLLDRATLLMVILLAVATVLIGLVVGYFMGGYDKRQNMNAAGLTAFLMGFLILLDRFMQSWPDYFDNNRINGRPIATIGSSTPNLEGDFWVGGIDIYTHLLLPTIALMLISLAGYSRYSRASMLEIMNQDYIRTARAKGLGERTVVMRHAFRNALIPLATLVAFDIGGLIGGAIITENVFAFSGMGQLFIDGLQARDLNPVMGVFLITGIVALVFNLVADLVYSVLDPRVRVKA
- the ychF gene encoding redox-regulated ATPase YchF; translation: MALTIGIVGLPNVGKSTLFNALTRNTVLAANYPFATIEPNVGVVSLPDPRLGELAEIFSSQRILPATVSFVDIAGIVKGASEGEGLGNQFLANIREAEAIAQVVRVFDDPDVVHVDGAVNPVSDMETINTELILADLQTLEKAIPRVEKEVKIKKREAAQLSAMQAAQAVLERGDTIFSSIAQDKLEMEHLRELSLLTAKPFIYVFNADDAVLGSDERQKELRALVEPADCIFLDAKLEADLVELDPEEAREMLEMNGQEESGLDQLARVGFHTLGLQTYLTAGPKEARAWTIKKGATAPEAAGVIHSDFQRGFIKAEVVSFADLVVAGSMAEAKSRGKVRIEGKEYVMSDGDVVEFRFNV
- a CDS encoding 4-hydroxy-3-methylbut-2-enyl diphosphate reductase, which produces MSTTAVPVPMPMVPRKRRTPEEVHAATPVSGSRKVLLAAPRGYCAGVDRAVIAVEKALDHYGPPVYVRKQIVHNLHVVSTLEEKGAIFVEETDEVPEGALVVFSAHGVSPAVVQAAEDRNLRTIDATCPLVTKVHREAVRFARDDFDILLIGHEGHEEVEGTSGEAPEHIQIVNGPEDVDKVSVRDPDRVIWLSQTTLSVDETMETVALLKERFPTLQDPPSDDICYATSNRQAAIKKIAPDADLVIVVGSSNSSNSVRLVEVALEYGTKASYRVDFANEVDESWFEGVSTVGVTSGASVPENLVQDVLRLLADYGYADVEEVVTAEEDIIFSLPKEIRAALKAMGDPSSGLGGRGQRPTS
- a CDS encoding ABC transporter permease produces the protein MSTTAQETKQQQPEEAKGLSQGQIVRKRFFGHTAAVVSLIIFACVVILAFTSVGYAGIPGWWQWNYVETPRLATPTGEPTWSPELGNPGSWFAFGDHPFGQDRVGRDLFAMTMRGAQLSLIIMFIIGFVGGLIGVVIGGVAGYFRGWVETVLMRLTDVIIIIPLVIIAAVLGTFGRSLSGPGTFFDTIFGGSAGVILLGIFVGFIIWTGLARLVRGEFLSLREREFVDAARIAGASNSRIIFKHIVPNAVGVIIVNTTLVMASAILLETALSYLGIGVQAPDISLGSLISDNQAAFNTRPWLFWWPGLFIVIICLSINFIGDGLRDAFDPRQKKFNAKKAAEPKKPA
- the arfB gene encoding alternative ribosome rescue aminoacyl-tRNA hydrolase ArfB, with product MDNLRVPAGPGAPRGLRVPAGELVEQFSRASGPGGQSVNTADSRVQLSLDLGTTSALNEVQRELAIYRLSERLSGTVLTISASEHRSQRRNRIAARQRLAAILREAVAPAVIRRPTRPTIGSRRRRLEGKRLRSEIKRTRSRPDPE
- a CDS encoding ABC transporter family substrate-binding protein, producing MKLGGGMRFGRTSKAVGVAAIAALALSACAESGGGDDTGTDGGGNEAAGGAVTVAEVNPFTSFNSDSATGNVDINGKVSYLTHSGFNYISNEYELVPREEFGTYELVSEDPLTITYTVNEGVTWSDGEPVDADDLMLAWAVTSGHYNDLSDPDPEVEGDETGVDYFTYAGSTEGLGLTDVPEIGEDGRSITLVYSEPYADWESAFDILDTPAHVVATGGGLADGDALIELFQSAPAGDPENPEERPELQAVADYWNTAFDTTTLPTDQGLYLSTGPYIVQDMVPDQSMTLVRNEDYNWGPVPAVEEITIRYIPDANAQVLALQNGEVDIIQPQASADTLTALEAIDGIEIQRGPELSFDHIDIFQGGVFEDPEVREAFMLTIPRESIVDATIRPLDPEAAPRNSHIFDFGTDGYNAAIETNGSDAYAEVDIARATELLGGATPEVRIMYNADNPNRVDAYTLIAESAEQAGFRVVDGGLPGAEWGAALANGGSGWDATIFGWISTGVGVTGVPQLYGCGSASNYAQWCDEEAQAAMDELIITTDEAQQQELQIQVDTALFETGFGLPLFQSVGINALSDQIEGTEYMGNQTGIWWNFWEWSIAE
- a CDS encoding DNA recombination protein RmuC; amino-acid sequence: MDGFTLLSIILAALLGVGIGAGVALVLSRRSITDLRTELDDAGERLGRAVSACAAAEGENRILHEHNRRLTEQSGEEQSVLRALAPLADKLGQVQAQVGQLERERAQQFGHLARQLQEAQLSDSKLLSTTHSLASALRSSTARGQWGEVQLRRVVEAAGMLPRVDFHEQTTFTITSKESASTARPDMVIQLPGNKQIVVDSKVPLAAYLEAQSSIEDGDEQQVAAEERRRQDLLLQHVKAVRAHVDALSRKKYWEGAANSPDLVVCFIPVESVLSAALNTDPALLDYAFSRNVVLASPVSLLAILKGVAFSWRQDVLTENAKELYDLSRELYERLGTMGSHITRLGSSLKSSVEKYNSFVGTLESRVLPTARRINAFEPADVDAPLSTQTVETTPRLLSAPELIDSETGSEAEERSA